The proteins below are encoded in one region of Actinomycetota bacterium:
- the rimI gene encoding ribosomal-protein-alanine N-acetyltransferase, which translates to MTTAPVTEPAVSLRPMRWWDLAAVQALEVTVFPADPWSPEQFWGELARVPHTRWYVVAEDPGGLLGYAGLYAVAPQADVQTLAVAPRGRGRGVGAALLDALIATALARGCTEMLLEVRADNVAAQRLYDRAGFVRIAVRRDYYGPGADAWVMRRRPLAAAS; encoded by the coding sequence ATGACGACCGCACCGGTGACGGAGCCGGCGGTGTCGTTACGTCCGATGCGGTGGTGGGACCTGGCCGCCGTACAGGCGTTGGAGGTCACGGTGTTCCCGGCGGATCCGTGGTCGCCCGAACAGTTCTGGGGAGAACTGGCCCGGGTGCCGCACACCCGGTGGTACGTCGTGGCTGAGGACCCGGGCGGTCTGCTGGGGTACGCCGGTTTGTACGCCGTGGCGCCGCAGGCCGACGTCCAGACGCTGGCCGTGGCGCCCCGCGGCCGCGGCCGCGGTGTCGGAGCTGCGCTGCTCGACGCGCTCATCGCGACGGCGCTGGCGCGCGGCTGCACCGAGATGCTGCTGGAGGTGCGAGCGGACAACGTTGCCGCGCAACGGCTCTACGACCGCGCCGGTTTCGTTCGCATCGCGGTGCGGCGCGACTACTACGGGCCCGGCGCGGACGCCTGGGTGATGCGCCGCCGCCCGCTGGCGGCCGCGTCGTGA